From Flavobacteriales bacterium, the proteins below share one genomic window:
- the ppk2 gene encoding polyphosphate kinase 2 — protein MTEIMNRESLQLNTADIELLNTKVGLKYLLEEKKTDIAKALRMAKYETRLKELQAEFIKLQEWTIENGKKVVIIFEGRDAAGKGGAIRRITAHINPRYYRIVALPKPSEEEEGQWYFQRYVNKLPKPGEIVLFDRSWYNRAVVEPVNGFCTRDQYDRFMGQINEFERMVKESETYLIKFYFSIDQEEQQKRFDDIKSSPLKKWKLSPVDERAQELWDEYTTYKEKMFSHTDTDIAPWVIIEANKKTEARVAALEHILQTIPYEQK, from the coding sequence ATGACAGAGATAATGAATAGAGAGAGCTTGCAGCTCAACACAGCGGATATAGAACTACTCAATACCAAAGTAGGTCTCAAATACCTGCTTGAAGAAAAGAAGACCGATATAGCCAAGGCCTTGCGCATGGCCAAGTACGAGACCCGTCTCAAAGAACTACAGGCCGAATTCATCAAACTCCAGGAGTGGACGATAGAGAATGGTAAGAAGGTGGTGATCATCTTCGAAGGGCGCGATGCCGCAGGGAAAGGTGGTGCCATTCGTAGGATCACCGCTCATATCAACCCGCGGTATTACCGTATAGTCGCTCTACCCAAGCCCAGTGAAGAGGAGGAAGGACAATGGTATTTCCAACGCTACGTCAACAAACTCCCTAAACCGGGAGAGATCGTACTGTTCGACCGGTCATGGTACAATCGGGCCGTGGTAGAACCTGTCAATGGATTCTGCACTAGAGATCAATATGACCGATTCATGGGTCAGATCAATGAGTTCGAGCGCATGGTCAAAGAATCTGAGACCTACCTCATCAAATTCTACTTCTCGATCGATCAGGAAGAACAACAGAAACGCTTCGATGACATCAAATCCAGTCCGCTGAAGAAGTGGAAACTATCACCAGTGGATGAGCGGGCACAAGAACTCTGGGATGAATACACAACCTATAAGGAGAAGATGTTCAGCCATACGGACACCGATATTGCACCATGGGTGATCATCGAGGCCAACAAGAA